The window ATTGCAAATTTAAACCAATCTAGTGAAGATATTAAAACGGTTATTGATAATTTAAATGAAACGGTTAATGGTTTTAAAGCAGGAGATGGCGCGTTTAATTATTTAACAAAAGATGAAGATGTTGTTAAAAGCCTAAAAGAATCTATTGATAATATAAATGAAGGTACAGACAAGTTTAATCAAAATATGGAAGCTTTAAAACATAACTTTTTGACACGAGGTTATTTTAAGAAATTAGAACGTCAGGAGAAAAAAGAAGCTGAAAAAGAGGATTAAAAATATATGTTATGAAAATTGAACATTTAGAAGAACGTATTAATGATTATAAAAAATCCATAGAAATTGTTGTTGAAAAAAAAATGCTATGGGAAACAACTACAAAAAAGAATCTTGTAGAAATCTTAACAACAATAACAAAGCAGTATCATATTGGCTGGAAAGTGCAGCAATTAAATTGGATTAATAGCAATGAAGCAGTAAATATTATTTTCGAGTCATTTCCTGCAGATTTAATTAGCAGTACCAATAAAATTCCTGCGTATCAATTTATTCCAGGAGCTGCATTAGTTTTTTCTCAATCTTATAATGGAGATATCTTCGTCTTTATTTTGTTTCCTATTATTGAAAATATGCCAATCGAAAACAGCTCCATAGATTTAGGTATTCTAAATCCCAAAGAAATTAACGAAAAAGTAATTGTAGAAAAAGTAGATGAATTTTTAAAGGAAATGATAAAATGGGATGTGCCATCCATTAAAAATAAGCTTGGCTATTAATTATAAATAATGGATAGTTAGGTATGATTAATGTCATTTTTTATGATCTTGATTTTTATTATTTTTATTTCAAATCTTGAAATTATGAAAACAGATATTAGTTATTACCAAAACAAACAAGAGTACCGTTTATTCGTACAACAGTCTTACACTAGTCTTCTTAAATTAAAGAATGAAGGAGATAAAGAGGCCTTTAATGCTTTGGTTTTAAAAATATTGCCAACCTTAAGAAATTATATAAATAGAAGCTTAAATGCTTTTATAAAAAACGGTAATTTTTCTAAAGGAAAATACAAAGGAGACGATATTATTGATCAGCTTTTTATTGAAATTTACGATCATATTGAAGATGTAAAACAGGAAAAAGATTTCTATGCTTGGTTGTATTTAAAAGCAGATGAAATAATGGAAGATATTAAAGTAGAAGAAGAATTTAATGAGTTTTTCTTCAAGAATATTGATACCTATTCAAAACCAGAATGGGACGCCATGGAAGAAAAATATACAAAGGATGCAGATGGAGATTTATTGCTAATAGAAGAGCTAAGCGATAGCTCTTATAACCATAACGATTATGAATTAAAACCTGTTTTTGTAGAAGATAATGAAGTTGCTTTTATAGATGAAATAGATAAACACCTAAAGCAAGACACGATAAAAAATCATACTGCTTTTGTAGTGAGTAATTTGCCTTTTGCAATGCGTCAAGTTTTTGAGTTGTTTACAAATGAGTACCTGTCGTTCGAAGAAATTGCAGTAGTAAGAAAATCTACAATAAAAGAAGTGAAGCAGTTGTTTCAAGATGCAAAACGTGCATTACAAGTCAGTTTGTTTAATAGATATTTAAACAATTAATATAGAATTGTATCCATAAAAAAAAGAGCTACATATTAGCTCTTTTTTTTATATCTCTATTTTAAATTTTACGCTTTAAAATCTAAACGTTTTTTACCTGTTATTTCTCCAATGTTTATTAAAAATACAGCAGGAATATCGTCCTTATAAATCTTACTAGAAAAGTCGCTAATAAAGTTGGCTTTACTTTGTTCTTTCTCTAAAATAATGTCTTTAATTCCTAAGGAGAATTTGTGTAAATAGGCTTTTGCATCACTCCCAAAATGTTGCTCAAATTTACCATGCACTAAGACAGATTTCCAATTGGTTACATTGTCAACATCTGCAACTAGCAAAGAAACTGTAGGGTTTTTACGCATCGCATTCATTTTGTGTCCATCTCCAGAATAGCATATTATCGCGTTGTTTTCTTTATCAAAAAAATAAGTAATAGGCACTACATAAGGTGCGCTGTTAAATATGTATCCTAACTGACCAATATAATTGTTTTCTAAAATATAATCGATTTCTTTTTTTTCTAAATTTTTAAACATAGCTATTTTGATTTAATTGTCAATGGTATTGATTTTTAGTGCTTTTAAAGAAAATTCCCTTCTGCATCTACTTTCACTTTTATACGCTTATCTCCATTAATTAAAGTGAGTTTATATTTTTTCTTCGCAATTTCACCTTCTTTATAGTTTACTAAATATACATCTTTTGTAATATCCCATTTTGGAAATCTTTTGAAAACAGCTTTTACTACAGAAATCGGTAAATCTATATCCTTAAATTTTTCAGCAGTTCTTAGAATATTCCCATCATTATCATACGTTGCAAGAATTTTTCCTTCAGGTATAATAAAATATACATCATAGAAATCATATTCATCCGTATAAACATCTAATGTTTTAATATCAAAATTTGCTGCTTTCAGTTCTAATTCTTCCACAGGAATGGCTAAGTCTTCAGCATCTGTGCCATTAATATATTTATAATTGGTATTTACCAATACAACTTCTTCTAATTCGGTGATTGTAGGCTCTTGAGCATATAAATGCATAGTTAAACCAAAAATAAATAAACCAAGAATTACTTTTTTCATGTTATTGGAATTTAAAGTTACTATTATATAGTATTAAAAGTATAAATACTATTTGAAGACGCCTATGATAAATATCAGTCTATGCCTACAGCTTTCTTTTTAATTCTATACATGTTATTTCTGGTCGCATACCAATTCTTCCAGGAAAGCCTAGCCAGCCCAAACCACGATTAACATAAAGGTATTGCGAGTGATGTTGGTATAAGCCAGCCCAATGTTTGTGTTTATATTTAATAGGACTCCATTCTTTCTTTTTAATTTTTATTCCTGCCTGCATGCCGTGTGTATGACCAGATAGGGTTAAGGCTATATCGGTTTTATCAATAACCTCTTCATTCCAATGTGTTGGATCATGAGATAATAATATTTTAAAAGGAATAGTTTGGACTTCGCTTAACGTTTTTTGTAAATCACCATATTTTTTAAACGGTGGATTTCCCCAGTTTTCAATACCAAGAATGGCTATTCTTTCTTTATTACGAGCAATTATATGTGCTTCATTTAATAAAAGATTAAAATCTATTTTGTTGAAAAACGCTTTTATCGTTTTAAAATTTGCTTCCTTTTCTTCTTCCGTATCCCAATTACTATAGTCTCCATAATCATGATTTCCTAAAATGGCATATTTACCTTTTTTTGCGGTTAGTTTTCCTAAGGTGTTTTCCCAACCATTTAATTCCCAAGCATAATTATTTACCAAATCTCCAGTAAAGCATATATAATCTGCATTTTCATGATTTATTTTTTTTACTGCCTTTTCTAATAGATGGTATCGATAATTAAAACTCCCTAAATGTAAATCCGAAATTTGTATGATTTTTAACCCGTCAAAAGACTTTGGAAGGTTTTTAAAAGTAACTTTTATATGATGTATTTTAAAATGATAAGCAGATTTAAATATCGCATTTACAATAACAAAAAAAGGTAGAAAACCAGAGAATAAACCTATCAAAGGAATCACAATAAGCGACTGTCTTTCTGTTAATATATAGTTTGAAAAATAGAGGATAGAAATTACAATTATAAAAATTATTTTAGGAATAAAAGAAGATACAGTAAGTCCGTATAAAGAAGATATAAGTAATTGTTTTTTCTTTTGGTCTACATGATCAAGTCTTATTTTTAAGACCATAATCGCTGTAATTAAACCTACTGTAAATACCCAAAAAAGTATATGAATTACTGTCGTTAAAAAGGGATATGGAATAAGTTGTGTAATTGATTGTAGCCAATAAAAAGCAAGGGAATCAATAACCAAAATTGCTAGGCATAGTAGGACTATTTTAAATATAGAATGGCTTCGCATAATCGTTTGAAAACTCTAAAAAATGGTTATTTTTTAATTTCTATTTCAGGTATTTTAATTAATTCAATAGTAGCAGATGCTAAAATGACTTTACCATTTGTAGCTTCAATTTCTTTTCTAATAATATCGTTTAATACGTGTTTTGTGTATCGTCTTTTTTTATAATCGACGATATATCTTAGATTAAATTGTATCCAATTGTCTGTTAATGTAGTTGCTAGTGTAGGTTCTACCATAGCATCTTCAACATAATATTTATTTACAACTTCCTTCCATTGGTCTTTAGATGCTTTCGTATATTCGGTAAGGGTACTTGTTGCTGCTCCTATAATTATAGTTTTCGCAAGTTCTATGTCAGAGCCATATCGTATGGGTAAATTAAACTCGTCCCAAATAAAAGGGAAATCTTTAGAGTAGTTATAAACCGGTCCTTTAAACACAAATGCATTGCTCAGTTTTACAATTCTACCGGTGTAATTATCACTTTCCACCCATTGTCCAATTTCCATCATGGTGGTGTAAATACTATCGACATCAATAACATCTCCTTTTATGCCATTAATTTCTATTCGATCTCCGGGTTCATATACTTTTACAATAAAGATATATACAGAACCTGCAATGCTTAATATTAACTCTTGTAGTGTAAATGCTAATCCTGCGGAAAGCAATCCTAGCGTAACGGTAAAGTCTTTAATGCTTCCAGTAAAATATAAAATGGTAATAAAGGCTAGTATAAAATAGCCTAGTAATTCTACACCTTTTTGCGACTTATATCTTACCGAAGTATTGGCAATATTTCGTTTTAAAAATCTTCTAATAAACTGAATACACAACAGTACAAATGCAACGATTATAATGTATTTAAGAATAATTTTTACAAGAGGATACTCTTGAAATAATTGCTGTATGTTCTCCATTATTGTGGTCTATAAATCTTCGTAAAGTCTTAATGTATTCTGAAGGGATATTACTTCACTTTGCAGGTTTTCTACACGTTCTAATAAATTATATACAGCATCTAAACCTTCTAAATTTATATTAAGATCAAAGTGCAAACGCATTAATTTTTCAAGCTCGTTAAGTTGTGTTGTTTTAATATAATTATCATCATCTGAAACCACAATCTCTATCAGTTCATAATCTTGTAAATCATTAATAAACGTTACTGGCACATTATAATGGGTACAAAAGGTGGTTATAGAAATTAAATCTGTTACTTCCATAATTATCTTAGTTTTTGAAGTTCTGTAAATAATTCTTTCTCTTTATCTGTAAGTTTTGTCGGCGTTTTTATTTGATAGGTTATGTATAAATCACCAAATTGTCCTGATTTTTTGTACTTCGGAAACCCTTTTCCTTTCAACTTCACTTTCGTTCCGTTTTGTGTTTCTGGTTTGACTGTTAACTTAACTTTACCGGTAAACGTGTCTACCATTAAATCGCCACCAAGCATTGCGGTGTATAAATCTAAATCTACAGTGGTATAAAGGTTGTCTTTATCTCTTTTGAATTTTGTGTGATTCTGAATAGAAAACTGAATTAGTAAATCGCCATTCGGACCACCATTAACACCTTTTCCACCATGCCCTTTAATCTTAATGGTTTGTCCGTTTTCTACACCAGCAGGAATAGTAATTCGTATGTTTTTATTATTTACAGTAAGTGTACGCTTGTGCTCTTCGTAAACATCTTTAAGATCTAACTGAAGTTCTGCATTAAAATCTTGGCCTCTAAATCTAGAATTTCCTTGGCTTCTTCTTCCTGAAGATTGACCTCCAAACATGTTGCCAAAAATATCTTCAAAATCTCTCTCGCTATAACCTCCAGAACCTCCTGCTTGCCCTTGATATGCTCTTTGTTGCTGTTGCTGCTGTTTTGCTTGTTCGTAGGCTTCCGAGTTTTGCCAATGCTCTCCATACTTATCGTATTTTTTACGATTTTCAGGATTACTCAATACTTCATTAGCCTCATTAATTTCTTTAAACTTCTTTTCCGCTTCTTTATCATTCGGGTTTAAGTCTGGATGATGCTTGCGTGCTAGTTTTCTGTATGCTTTTTTTATATCTTTTTCTGACGCTGTTTTAGAGACTCCAAGTGTTTTATAATAATCTATAGCTGCCATTTATTTCAATTTATGAGTTTCTATGTGGTGTTTTAGCTCTTGTTCTAAGGTTTCCAAATAATTTTGCAATTCTGGAATACCTACATGTGGATGTTCTTCCGAAGGAATTGTAACCGGTTCTTCTAATAAGAAAGTATACAATTCGGGATAATTAGTTTCTATATTAGTGGTTAATTGGGTAATCTGCCTATATAATTCTTGTTTTGTTTTCATACCTAACTATTTTAATAACTATAAATTTACTCATAAAAGTAATAGCTTTAACTGATTAATATCAGTTTGAGTAATTAATTATTCGTGAATTATTTTACCATCCTCCATCGTGATAATTCTATCGGTGCGATTGGCAAAATCTTCATCATGGGTTACAATTAATAAGGAAAGGTTTTCCTCTACACTTAGCTTTTTAAATATATTAAAGACATTATCTGCATTATGACTATCTAAGTTTCCTGTTGGCTCGTCACCCATAATTATTAATGGATTATTGATCAGTGCTCTTGCTATTGCAACACGTTGTTTTTCGCCACCAGAGACTTGAGATGCGCGCTTATGTGCCAAATGTTCGATGTTTAAAATTCTTAGTTTTTCAAGTGCATCTTTTTCAATTTCTTTAACGCTTTTTTCTCCTAGTTTTTTGGCAGGAAGCATGACGTTTTCTAATACGGTAAACTCTGAAAGTAAATAATGAAATTGAAATACAAAGCCAATATGTTTATTTCTAATTAGCGTTAATTTTTGTCTGCTGTCTCCCGTTATCAAATCGTTATTCAAATACAGTTCTCCTTCGTATTCTGTATCCATAGTAGATAAAATGTACAATAAGGTAGATTTTCCACAACCAGATTTTCCCATAATGGAAACAAATTCTCCTTTATTAATTTTAAAGTTAATATCCTTAAGCACATGAAAAAGCACAGGCTTTTTAAAGTATTTGTTTATATTTTTTGCTTCTAGAACTGTTTCCATTATTGTCCTCGTATTATTTTTACTGGATCTATTTTTTTTGCTTTTAGTGATGGCAAATAGCCTGCGAAAAAAGTAGAGATGATTGCAAAAGAAAAACCTATTACATAATACCAAACATTAAAATCAATAGGATACGTATCTACTTTGGCTAATGCTTCTGTTTTAAACGGAATAGTGCTAATTATATTTGTAAATATTAAGCCTATTAAGAGTCCTAGAGCACCACCAATGACACCAATTATCAACGCTTGACTCATGAAAATATACTGCACATCATTACCTGAAAAACCGATTGCTTTTAAAATGGCAATGTCATTCATTTTTTCATAAATAAGCATGCTTAAAATATTATATACACCAAAACCAGCAACTATTAATAAGGCTATAGAAACGGCGTAAGTAATAAGATTTCTAACATCTGTTCCTGTTTCAAATTGTGCATTTGCAGTTTTAATATCTATTGCCGTTACATTAAATTGTTGTTCTGTTTTTTTAGATAAGGGTAATGCTTTTTCGATATCATAAAGCTTCACATTAATATCTGTGATATAATTTTGTGCTTCCCCTAAAATACGTTGTACCGTTTTTAGGTTTACAAAACTTTGAATCGCATCAATATCAGAAACACCACTTTGGTAAAGCCCCACAATTTTTAAGGGGAATATATCTCCTTTTATAGTGCTTATTTGTACTCTGTCTCCAACAGATAATGCCATTTTTTTTGCAATACCAGAACCTAATAAAATACCGTTTTCTGTGTTTTTAAGTTTTTCTGGAGAACCTGCAATAATGTAATCTCTAAAATTAAATAATCGAGCTTCATCAATTGGTTGTATTCCTGTTAAGTTTCCAGCTATTTCAATAGATCCAGCTATGTAGAATATTTGTGTTTTTATTTGTGGTATGGCACCTTTTACATCTTCGTTTTTATTTAAAAATTGAATGATTGGTGAGGCATTATGGATTTTTTTCTGACTTAATTTAGGTTTAATAGAATGTACCACATTAAAGCTGTTTTTAAAAGCATCATATATATCTACTGGTTGCTTTTTTGAAGGTTCAATTTCATTATATATATGAATGTGAGGGGTTTGATTTAAAATTAAATCGTCCAACATATTATTTAAACCTGTCATAAAGCTAACCAAAGTAATGTATGCACCAATACCAAAAGTAACACCTAAAGCAGCAATGGCAGTAGACTTAAATTTGGTTAATAATTGCTTTTTTGCAATGTCTATTATGACGGTCCAGTTTACCATTATTCTGGTTTATAGATATAGGTGTCTTTGGTGATTCCGCTTAAGACTTCAATAAACTCCATGTTTCCTAAACCGGTAGTAATAGGTACTAAACCATCGTCGGTTTTCACTTGGTTATTATCTGTGATGTAATTTTTTGGAACCGTTAAAACTTTTTCCTTTTTAGATATTATAATGTTGGCTTCACCCGAAAGTCCTGGGTAAAGTACTTTTGGAGGATTTACAAATACAGCTTCCACTTTAAAGGTTTGGTTGCGTTCGTCTTTTTTAGGATATATTTTAGATACTTTTCCTTTTATTACATTACCACTATAAGCATCGAGAGTGATTAAAACATCTTGGTTTTTTACAATTTTAACAATGTCTACTTCATCTACTAACATATCCATGATAAATGTGGAGGCACTACCAATAGAGGCTACA is drawn from Lacinutrix sp. WUR7 and contains these coding sequences:
- a CDS encoding RNA polymerase sigma factor: MKTDISYYQNKQEYRLFVQQSYTSLLKLKNEGDKEAFNALVLKILPTLRNYINRSLNAFIKNGNFSKGKYKGDDIIDQLFIEIYDHIEDVKQEKDFYAWLYLKADEIMEDIKVEEEFNEFFFKNIDTYSKPEWDAMEEKYTKDADGDLLLIEELSDSSYNHNDYELKPVFVEDNEVAFIDEIDKHLKQDTIKNHTAFVVSNLPFAMRQVFELFTNEYLSFEEIAVVRKSTIKEVKQLFQDAKRALQVSLFNRYLNN
- a CDS encoding pyridoxamine 5'-phosphate oxidase family protein translates to MFKNLEKKEIDYILENNYIGQLGYIFNSAPYVVPITYFFDKENNAIICYSGDGHKMNAMRKNPTVSLLVADVDNVTNWKSVLVHGKFEQHFGSDAKAYLHKFSLGIKDIILEKEQSKANFISDFSSKIYKDDIPAVFLINIGEITGKKRLDFKA
- a CDS encoding nicotinate-nucleotide adenylyltransferase; translated protein: MKKVILGLFIFGLTMHLYAQEPTITELEEVVLVNTNYKYINGTDAEDLAIPVEELELKAANFDIKTLDVYTDEYDFYDVYFIIPEGKILATYDNDGNILRTAEKFKDIDLPISVVKAVFKRFPKWDITKDVYLVNYKEGEIAKKKYKLTLINGDKRIKVKVDAEGNFL
- a CDS encoding metallophosphoesterase; translation: MVLKIRLDHVDQKKKQLLISSLYGLTVSSFIPKIIFIIVISILYFSNYILTERQSLIVIPLIGLFSGFLPFFVIVNAIFKSAYHFKIHHIKVTFKNLPKSFDGLKIIQISDLHLGSFNYRYHLLEKAVKKINHENADYICFTGDLVNNYAWELNGWENTLGKLTAKKGKYAILGNHDYGDYSNWDTEEEKEANFKTIKAFFNKIDFNLLLNEAHIIARNKERIAILGIENWGNPPFKKYGDLQKTLSEVQTIPFKILLSHDPTHWNEEVIDKTDIALTLSGHTHGMQAGIKIKKKEWSPIKYKHKHWAGLYQHHSQYLYVNRGLGWLGFPGRIGMRPEITCIELKRKL
- a CDS encoding mechanosensitive ion channel family protein, whose product is MENIQQLFQEYPLVKIILKYIIIVAFVLLCIQFIRRFLKRNIANTSVRYKSQKGVELLGYFILAFITILYFTGSIKDFTVTLGLLSAGLAFTLQELILSIAGSVYIFIVKVYEPGDRIEINGIKGDVIDVDSIYTTMMEIGQWVESDNYTGRIVKLSNAFVFKGPVYNYSKDFPFIWDEFNLPIRYGSDIELAKTIIIGAATSTLTEYTKASKDQWKEVVNKYYVEDAMVEPTLATTLTDNWIQFNLRYIVDYKKRRYTKHVLNDIIRKEIEATNGKVILASATIELIKIPEIEIKK
- a CDS encoding chaperone modulator CbpM, which gives rise to MEVTDLISITTFCTHYNVPVTFINDLQDYELIEIVVSDDDNYIKTTQLNELEKLMRLHFDLNINLEGLDAVYNLLERVENLQSEVISLQNTLRLYEDL
- a CDS encoding DnaJ C-terminal domain-containing protein, whose amino-acid sequence is MAAIDYYKTLGVSKTASEKDIKKAYRKLARKHHPDLNPNDKEAEKKFKEINEANEVLSNPENRKKYDKYGEHWQNSEAYEQAKQQQQQQRAYQGQAGGSGGYSERDFEDIFGNMFGGQSSGRRSQGNSRFRGQDFNAELQLDLKDVYEEHKRTLTVNNKNIRITIPAGVENGQTIKIKGHGGKGVNGGPNGDLLIQFSIQNHTKFKRDKDNLYTTVDLDLYTAMLGGDLMVDTFTGKVKLTVKPETQNGTKVKLKGKGFPKYKKSGQFGDLYITYQIKTPTKLTDKEKELFTELQKLR
- a CDS encoding ABC transporter ATP-binding protein; translated protein: METVLEAKNINKYFKKPVLFHVLKDINFKINKGEFVSIMGKSGCGKSTLLYILSTMDTEYEGELYLNNDLITGDSRQKLTLIRNKHIGFVFQFHYLLSEFTVLENVMLPAKKLGEKSVKEIEKDALEKLRILNIEHLAHKRASQVSGGEKQRVAIARALINNPLIIMGDEPTGNLDSHNADNVFNIFKKLSVEENLSLLIVTHDEDFANRTDRIITMEDGKIIHE
- a CDS encoding FtsX-like permease family protein; protein product: MVNWTVIIDIAKKQLLTKFKSTAIAALGVTFGIGAYITLVSFMTGLNNMLDDLILNQTPHIHIYNEIEPSKKQPVDIYDAFKNSFNVVHSIKPKLSQKKIHNASPIIQFLNKNEDVKGAIPQIKTQIFYIAGSIEIAGNLTGIQPIDEARLFNFRDYIIAGSPEKLKNTENGILLGSGIAKKMALSVGDRVQISTIKGDIFPLKIVGLYQSGVSDIDAIQSFVNLKTVQRILGEAQNYITDINVKLYDIEKALPLSKKTEQQFNVTAIDIKTANAQFETGTDVRNLITYAVSIALLIVAGFGVYNILSMLIYEKMNDIAILKAIGFSGNDVQYIFMSQALIIGVIGGALGLLIGLIFTNIISTIPFKTEALAKVDTYPIDFNVWYYVIGFSFAIISTFFAGYLPSLKAKKIDPVKIIRGQ